Proteins from a single region of Gossypium arboreum isolate Shixiya-1 chromosome 1, ASM2569848v2, whole genome shotgun sequence:
- the LOC108486681 gene encoding pentatricopeptide repeat-containing protein At5g61990, mitochondrial — translation MRLSSKQTVYCFTKSRPSRLKSASLCTSASNDAEAVEIASILSKNDWKRLLETSSELTSKLNPEIVHSVLLQNSIHDPERLFSFFNWASQQSPNPQNLDSFSFLAVTLCNSKMFRKATIVLDSMVRTRRPVQAILGSIIRCWKGYEGNYVGVFDILIGCYKKMGSWNDAVYVFLGAKEVGVLPGLACCNNFLGDLLKVNKLDLFWKVFNGMIDAKLVPDVYTFTNVINAHCRVGDIEKAKRVFMDMEEKGCSPGLVTYNVMIGGLCKAGAVDEALKLKNSMSRKGFNPDAYTYNTVINGFCRHNRFQEAKLMMEEMRCAGLNPNHFAYTALIDGFIKRGSMAEAFQVKDEMVACGIKPNVFTYNVLIGGASKAGDLEKGKALFDEMVLIGIGPDAQTFSLMIQSYCRQGNFLKAHELFEEMKEHNLTPTMYTYNGIISGLCHCGDLGRANYVFEAMIKVGLKPNVVVYTNLIKGHIQKSRFKEARKILNRMMENGQMADIFCCNTLLSGLCKSQMMDEARSFLVEMVDRGLKPNEITYGTLIHGYAKAGEMEAVERCFREMHSYGIAPNNAIYTILINSLCKVGNVTEALSTFRHMSEKGVLPDIKTYTALIHGLAANGRINDAMQLFSQLDEKGIVPDVFTYTSLISVFSKLGDMEAALNLYDKMCQKGIAPNIVTYNAMIDGLCKLGDTEKARRVFNEISQRGLAPNVKSYSIIIDGYCKSGNLTEAFQLLDKMPSKGVPPDSFTYCALIDGCCKGGELDKALSLFSEMLQKGFDPTSSFNALINGLCKTGKPNEAMRLLEDMASNCITPNHRTYTILIDYHSKAGRMEEAEILFLEMQRRNLVPNVVTYNLLLHGYYRLGRKAEMFDLFVSMAAKGVEPDEIIYRLIANAYLEENSLIGMLKLLDEILVKDVVFDKNPTFLLLDAVCKREEFSEVPKSLEEMAEQGLKLSPITCHKLVHGFHDKGNPEKAEWILESLVRFGWIPNTTTVNSIIDKENDVANLESPNNSPKQATCGVACQV, via the coding sequence ATGCGTTTATCTTCAAAGCAAACGGTCTATTGTTTCACGAAATCAAGGCCCTCTCGTCTCAAATCGGCTTCCCTTTGTACATCAGCTTCAAATGACGCCGAAGCCGTGGAAATCGCTTCTATCCTCAGTAAAAATGACTGGAAACGACTTCTTGAAACATCATCAGAATTGACAAGCAAGCTGAACCCAGAAATAGTTCACTCCGTTCTTCTCCAAAACTCGATTCATGATCCCGAACGCCTTTTCAGTTTCTTCAACTGGGCAAGTCAGCAATCCCCGAACCCTCAAaatttggattctttttcttttctagcAGTTACTTTATGTAATTCGAAGATGTTTCGTAAAGCCACTATTGTTTTAGACAGCATGGTTAGGACTAGAAGGCCCGTTCAGGCCATTTTGGGTTCAATTATTAGGTGCTGGAAGGGCTATGAAGGGAATTATGTCGGGGTTTTCGATATTTTGATTGGTTGTTATAAGAAAATGGGTTCTTGGAACGATGCTGTTTATGTTTTTTTGGGTGCTAAAGAAGTTGGGGTTTTGCCTGGTTTGGCTTGTTGTAATAACTTTTTAGGTGATTTGCTTAAGGTAAATAAGTTGGATTTGTTTTGGAAGGTTTTCAATGGGATGATAGATGCTAAATTGGTGCCTGATGTTTATACTTTTACCAATGTGATTAATGCTCATTGTCGAGTTGGGGATATTGAGAAGGCAAAAAGGGTGTTTATGGATATGGAGGAGAAGGGATGTAGCCCTGGTTTGGTTACTTATAATGTTATGATTGGTGGACTGTGTAAAGCTGGTGCTGTTGATGAAGCATTGAAGTTGAAAAACTCCATGAGTCGGAAGGGTTTCAACCCTGATGCATATACTTACAATACGGTTATTAATGGGTTTTGTAGGCATAACAGATTTCAGGAAGCAAAATTGATGATGGAGGAAATGCGTTGTGCAGGCTTAAATCCTAACCATTTTGCTTACACAGCTTTGATTGATGGGTTCATTAAACGGGGGAGCATGGCCGAGGCTTTCCAAGTCAAGGATGAGATGGTTGCTTGTGGAATTAAACCGAATGTGTTCACGTATAATGTGCTTATTGGTGGGGCTTCTAAGGCTGGTGACTTGGAGAAAGGAAAAGCTCTGTTCGATGAGATGGTTTTGATTGGCATCGGACCTGATGCACAAACATTTAGTCTTATGATCCAGAGTTATTGTCGACAAGGGAATTTTCTCAAGGCCCATGAATTGTTTGAAGAGATGAAGGAACACAACTTGACACCCACGATGTACACTTATAATGGTATAATTAGTGGATTATGTCACTGTGGAGATCTTGGTCGAGCTAATTATGTTTTTGAGGCAATGATTAAGGTAGGGTTGAAGCCCAACGTTGTTGTGTATACAAATCTGATAAAAGGTCATATTCAGAAAAGTAGATTCAAGGAAGCAAGAAAGATTCTCAACAGAATGATGGAGAATGGACAAATGGCTGATATCTTTTGTTGCAATACTCTTTTAAGTGGCTTATGTAAGTCCCAAATGATGGACGAAGCAAGGAGCTTCTTAGTCGAAATGGTTGACAGGGGGTTGAAGCCTAATGAAATTACCTATGGGACTTTAATCCATGGATATGCTAAGGCCGGGGAAATGGAGGCAGTAGAAAGGTGTTTCAGAGAGATGCATAGTTATGGTATAGCTCCAAATAATGCTATCTATACTATATTGATTAATAGCCTTTGCAAAGTGGGAAATGTAACCGAGGCTCTGTCGACATTTAGGCACATGTCTGAAAAAGGTGTGCTCCCAGACATAAAGACTTACACTGCACTCATCCACGGCCTTGCAGCAAATGGTAGAATTAATGATGCAATGCAACTGTTCTCTCAACTTGATGAAAAGGGTATAGTGCCTGATGTATTCACTTATACTTCTCTCATTTCTGTCTTTTCTAAGCTTGGTGATATGGAGGCTGCTCTCAACCTCTATGATAAGATGTGTCAAAAGGGCATTGCTCCTAATATTGTTACATATAATGCAATGATTGATGGTCTGTGTAAGTTAGGTGACACCGAGAAAGCTAGGAGGGTGTTTAATGAAATCTCACAGAGAGGCTTGGCACCTAATGTCAAGAGTTATTCTATAATTATAGATGGATATTGCAAATCTGGAAATTTAACTGAGGCATTTCAGTTACTGGATAAAATGCCCTCAAAGGGTGTTCCACCTGATAGTTTTACTTATTGTGCCCTTATTGACGGATGCTGTAAAGGAGGAGAATTGGACAAGGCGCTCTCTTTGTTTTCTGAAATGTTGCAGAAGGGCTTTGATCCCACCTCTTCTTTCAATGCATTGATCAATGGGTTATGCAAGACGGGGAAACCAAATGAAGCTATGAGGCTGTTAGAAGACATGGCCAGTAACTGTATTACACCAAACCATAGAACCTATACAATCCTAATTGATTATCACAGCAAGGCAGGAAGGATGGAAGAAGCCGAAATTCTCTTTTTGGAGATGCAAAGGAGGAATCTGGTTCCGAATGTTGTAACTTACAACTTGCTTTTACATGGTTACTACAGATTAGGGAGGAAAGCAGAGATGTTTGATCTTTTCGTGTCCATGGCTGCAAAAGGGGTTGAACCTGATGAAATTATTTATCGTCTTATTGCTAATGCTTACTTGGAAGAAAATAGTTTGATTGGAATGTTGAAGCTGTTGGATGAAATTCTAGTGAAGGATGTTGTGTTCGATAAAAATCCCACTTTTCTGCTGCTGGACGCTGTATGCAAAAGAGAGGAGTTTTCGGAAGTTCCAAAGTCACTTGAAGAAATGGCAGAACAAGGACTTAAGCTCAGTCCAATTACATGTCACAAGCTTGTTCATGGTTTTCATGATAAGGGAAATCCAGAGAAAGCAGAATGGATTCTTGAGAGCTTGGTCCGGTTCGGATGGATTCCAAACACCACCACTGTGAATAGCATTATTGATAAAGAAAATGATGTTGCAAACTTGGAGAGCCCTAACAATTCTCCCAAGCAAGCAACATGCGGAGTTGCTTGTCAAGTGTAA
- the LOC108485632 gene encoding ADP-ribosylation factor GTPase-activating protein AGD1, which translates to MQFTKLEDTPMLRQEMQCLEENAELMRGRCLKFYKGCRKYTEGLVEGYAGDLAFVNALETFGGEQNDPICVAFGGPVMTNFTVALREIASYKEVLRSQIEHMLNDRLLQFVNIDLQDIKDARKPFDKASLTYDQAREKFLSLRKSTRTDVAAAIEEELHTAKTSFELARFNLVSTLSKFEAKKRFEFLEAVSGMMDAHLRFFKQGYELLHKMEPFINQVLAYAQQSRECSNYEQESLCERMQEHIRQIDRESKQLSNAGLPAADGMQPFTRGSQKVIEAVMESAAKGKVQTIRQGYLSKRSSNLRGDWKRRFFVLDSRGMLYYYRKPFAWSSVTGSPSTIQRSSSENGPGLLSRWLSSHNHSAVPDEKSVTRHTVNLLTSTIKFDADQTDLMFCFRIISPTKIYTLQAENALDQRDWIEKITGVITSLLSSQTPEKCLSAFRAGSGDYFTSDNSSLVAYPDGYPMSIGQYKCKNLSPGSLLDIPRSSQHQEYCGKSEKPIDILRKVAGNHKCADCGAPEPDWASLNLGLLICIECSGVHRNLGVHISKVRSLTLDVKVWEPSVLDLFQSLGNIYVNSIWEELLHSGPTRTVIPAGSSNSEGHKQLVKMKPTHDDPISVKELFIHAKYAEKAFVPKITDKRRLHSVAEEVWESVRSNDPRAVYRYIVCYGADVNTIYGHASYCTSSPSVHNSRLMYEKPKKSFNYDFDCFAVDSLDPSSRSLNSLNKNEDQIEKEHPDSCSLLHLACLTTDICMVELLLQYGANINASDSRGRMPLHICVIGRNFAIAKLLLTRGADPHAVDGEGHTSIQLALASGVDDHEVLPFLTE; encoded by the exons ATGCAGTTCACCAAACTCGAAGATACACCGATGCTTCGGCAAGAG ATGCAATGCTTGGAAGAGAACGCCGAGTTGATGCGAGGAAGATGTTTAAAGTTTTATAAAGGATGTCGAAAATACAC AGAGGGGCTTGTAGAGGGGTATGCTGGTGACCTTGCTTTCGTAAATGCCCTTGAAACTTTTGGAGGGGAGCAAAATGATCCTATATGTGTTGCTTTTGGAG GCCCAGTCATGACAAATTTCACTGTTGCATTAAGAGAAATTGCCTCATACAAGGAAGTTCTTCGCTCACAG ATAGAGCACATGCTAAATGATAGGTTGCTGCAGTTTGTCAATATCGATCTGCAAGATATCAAG GATGCCCGAAAACCTTTCGACAAGGCTTCACTTACATATGATCAG GCACGAGAGAAGTTTCTGTCTTTAAGGAAAAGCACTAGGACTGATGTAGCTGCAGCCATAGAGGAG GAATTGCATACTGCTAAAACCTCATTTGAGCTAGCCCGCTTCAATCTG GTTAGTACTCTCTCCAAGTTTGAAGCCAAAAAGAGATTTGAATTTTTGGAGGCTGTTAGTGGgatgatggatgctcacctacgGTTCTTCAAACAG GGATATGAACTCTTACATAAGATGGAACCTTTCATTAACCAG GTCTTAGCTTACGCACAACAGTCTAGGGAGTGTTCGAACTATGAGCAAGAATCTCTATGTGAAAGGATGCAAGAACATATTAGGCAGATAGATCGAGAAAGTAAACAGTTAAGCAATGCTGGTCTTCCTGCAGCCGATGGAATGCAACCTTTTACAAGGGGATCCCAAAAAGTTATTGAGGCAGTTATGGAATCTGCTGCGAAGGGAAAG GTTCAAACCATACGACAAGGTTATCTTTCAAAACGTTCTTCAAACCTAAGAGGTGATTGGAAGAGAAGATTTTTTGTTCTCGATAGTCGAGGGATGCTGTACTACTATCGTAAACCATTTGCCTGGtcttctgtaa CTGGAAGTCCGTCTACTATTCAAAGGAGTAGTTCTGAAAATGGTCCTGGGCTGCTGAGCCGATGGCTTTCTTCTCATAACCATAGTGCTGTACCTGATGAAAAATCTGTTACCCGCCATACAGTAAACTTGTTGACATCAACAATCAAGTTTGACGCAGATCAAACAGATTTAATGTTTTGTTTCAGAATTATCTCACCTACAAAAATTTATACATTGCAG GCAGAAAATGCACTAGACCAAAGGGATTGGATTGAAAAAATAACTGGAGTGATTACTTCCTTACTGAGTTCCCAAACACCTGAGAAG TGTCTCTCTGCTTTCCGCGCCGGAAGTGGTGATTACTTTACTAGTGATAACAGTTCACTAGTAGCGTACCCTGATGGTTATCCGATGTCAATTGGACAATATAAATGTAAGAATCTCTCACCTGGAAGTCTTTTAGACATACCTAGAAGTTCGCAGCATCAAGAATATTGCGGAAAGAGTGAAAAACCAATTGATATCTTAAGAAAAGTAGCCGGGAATCATAAATGTGCTGATTGTGGTGCACCTGAGCCAGACTGGGCATCTTTAAACCTTGGTCTACTTATATGCATTGAATGTTCCGGAGTTCACCGCAATCTTGGTGTACATATATCAAAG GTAAGATCACTGACACTTGATGTTAAAGTGTGGGAACCGTCTGTGTTGGATTTGTTTCAATCACTGGGAAATATCTATGTGAACTCAATCTGGGAGGAGTTGTTGCACTCGGGACCTACAAGAACTGTTATACCTGCGGG TTCTTCCAACTCTGAAGGACATAAGCAACTTGTGAAAATGAAACCTACTCACGATGACCCCATTTCAGTGAAGGAGTTGTTCATTCATGCAAAG TATGCAGAGAAAGCTTTTGTTCCTAAGATAACAGACAAACGGCGTCTCCACTCTGTAGCAGAAGAGGTGTGGGAAAGTGTTCGTTCTAATGACCCAAGGGCTGTATACCGCTACATTGTTTGCTATGGGGCTGATGTGAATACAATTTATGGTCATGCATCATATTGTACATCCTCCCCCTCTGTCCACAATTCCAGATTAATGTAT GAAAAACCAAAGAAATCCTTTAATTACGACTTTGATTGCTTTGCAGTTGACTCTCTGGACCCCTCATCAAGATCTTTGAACTCGTTAAATAAAAACGAAGATCAGATCGAGAAGGAGCATCCCGACAGTTGTTCACTACTTCATCTTGCCTGCTTAACCACCGATATCTGCATGGTGGAGCTGCTGCTTCAGTATGGAGCAAATATAAATGCGTCCGATTCAAGAGGTCGGATGCCACTCCATATTTGTGTCATTGGCAGGAATTTTGCAATAGCAAAATTGCTTCTTACAAG GGGAGCAGATCCACATGCTGTAGACGGAGAAGGTCACACTTCTATTCAGCTTGCATTAGCATCAGGTGTTGATGATCATGAGGTTTTGCCATTCTTAACAGAATGA